Proteins from a genomic interval of Rosa chinensis cultivar Old Blush chromosome 2, RchiOBHm-V2, whole genome shotgun sequence:
- the LOC112187221 gene encoding probable protein phosphatase 2C 52: protein MGGCVSTGNKRTCSSRNNGETLSPSCLGIGFCAKKRPKTFSDRVYTLQSLPSIPNRIFANGKSRASCIFTQQGRKGINQDAMVVWEDFMSEDAIFCGVFDGHGPHGHLVARKVRDALPLKLLSFLNSSQSRSNVSSKTCFRGNVKKPDGGETEKDASPEEKLNLEWREAFMKSYKSMDKELRSHPNVDCFCSGSTAVTLVKQGSNLFMGYIGDSRAILGSKDSSDSMIAIQLTVDLKPDLPREAERIKRCKGRVFALQDEPEVPRVWLPFDDAPGLAMARAFGDFCLKEYGVISIPEFAHRMLTERDQFIVLASDGVWDVLSNEEVVEIISSAPSRSAASRYVVDAAAREWKLKYPTSKMDDCAVVCLFLDGKMDSESDYEEQGFSSATLQSNHSGNAVESDDGQKSEPSLQRNCTVRSSDENDTYGRLPVENEGNVEPMSTEDQNWLGLEGVTRVNSLVQLPRFSEERP, encoded by the exons ATGGGGGGCTGTGTTTCGACTGGTAATAAAAGGACTTGCAGTAGCAGGAACAATGGAGAGACGCTTTCTCCTTCATGCTTGGGGATTGGATTTTGTGCGAAAAAGAGGCCAAAGACATTCTCGGACCGTGTATATACCCTGCAGAGTTTACCTTCCATACCCAACCGCATTTTTGCCAATGGAAAGAGCAGAGCGTCTTGCATATTCACGCAGCAGGGCCGTAAAGGCATAAACCAGGATGCCATGGTTGTGTGGGAA gACTTCATGTCAGAAGATGCGATATTTTGTGGTGTGTTTGATGGCCACGGTCCACACGGTCATCTTGTTGCTCGCAAAGTAAGGGATGCATTGCCATTAAAGCTGCTATCCTTCTTGAATTCTTCTCAATCAAGGTCAAATGTGTCGAGTAAAACATGTTTCAGAGGGAATGTAAAGAAACCAGATGGTGGAGAAACTGAGAAGGATGCTTCACCTGAGGAGAAATTAAATCTAGAATGGAGAGAAGCTTTCATGAAGTCATACAAGTCCATGGACAAGGAACTTAGGTCTCATCCAAATGTAGATTGCTTCTGTAGTGGTAGCACTGCTGTCACTCTAGTCAAACAG GGGTCAAATCTTTTCATGGgttatattggggattcccgaGCAATCCTTGGATCAAAAGACAGTAGCGATTCCATGATAGCAATCCAGTTAACTGTTGATCTAAAGCCTGATCTGCCAA GGGAAGCTGAAAGGATTAAACGATGTAAGGGTAGGGTGTTTGCTTTGCAAGATGAGCCTGAAGTACCTCGAGTGTGGTTGCCTTTTGATGATGCTCCTGGTTTAGCAATGGCTCGAGCCTTTGGGGATTTCTGTTTGAAGGAGTATGGAGTGATCTCCATTCCTGAATTTGCACACCGGATGCTTACAGAGCGAGACCAGTTCATTGTCCTTGCCTCAGATGGG GTTTGGGATGTCTTGAGCAATGAAGAGGTTGTTGAGATAATTTCCTCAGCTCCAAGCCGCTCAGCAGCTTCAAGATATGTGGTAGATGCAGCTGCTCGTGAATGGAAACTTAAATACCCAACGTCAAAGATGGACGATTGTGCAGTTGTTTGCTTGTTTTTAGATGGGAAAATGGATTCAGAATCTGATTACGAGGAACAAGGCTTTTCATCTGCAACCCTCCAGAGCAATCACTCCGGCAATGCAGTTGAATCCGATGATGGCCAGAAGTCTGAGCCCTCTTTGCAGAGGAATTGCACTGTAAGATCATCTGATGAAAATGATACTTATGGACGACTACCTGTTGAGAATGAAGGGAATGTCGAACCAATGTCAACTGAAGACCAGAATTGGTTAGGTTTGGAAGGTGTCACGCGTGTGAACTCCCTGGTTCAGCTTCCAAGATTTTCTGAGGAAAGGCCATAA
- the LOC112188784 gene encoding LOW QUALITY PROTEIN: photosystem II repair protein PSB27-H1, chloroplastic (The sequence of the model RefSeq protein was modified relative to this genomic sequence to represent the inferred CDS: deleted 3 bases in 2 codons), which translates to MASPTLLTPTSKLKSLVPIKPPKPPPPSPPPLPPQPQSHKLRREFLSIAAATLSSPAWLFPLTPAALAASDEEYVKETEEVIQKVKSTISMDKNDPNVATAVAELRETSNSWVAKYRREKNLLARVSFRDMYSAINAVSGHYVSFGPTAPIPAKRKARILEEVETAEKNLLRGR; encoded by the exons ATGGCCTCACCAACACTCCTAACTCCCACCTCTAAACTCAAATCACTCGTTCCCATCAAG CCACCAAAACCACCACCTCCATCGCCACCGCCACTGCCTCCACAACCTCAGTCCCACAAGCTC CGCCGCGAATTCTTATCTATCGCGGCGGCGACTCTCTCGTCGCCAGCATGGCTCTTCCCACTAACACCAGCAGCCCTCGCTGCTTCGGACGAAGAGTACGTTAAAGAGACCGAGGAGGTGATCCAGAAGGTCAAGAGCACCATCAGCATGGACAAGAACGACCCCAATGTGGCCACCGCAGTTGCCGAGCTCAGAGAAACGTCTAACTCGTGGGTGGCGAAGTACAGGAGGGAGAAAAATCTGCTGGCTAGGGTTTCATTCAGAGACATGTACTCGGCGATCAATGCCGTTTCGGGACACTATGTTAGTTTCGGGCCAACGGCTCCGATTCCGGCCAAGAGAAAGGCGAGGATCTTGGAAGAGGTCGAAACTGCAGAGAAAAACCTATTAAGGGGTAGATAG